Proteins encoded together in one Deinococcus irradiatisoli window:
- the thrS gene encoding threonine--tRNA ligase, whose protein sequence is MHVFLPDGKQLDLPEHATALDAARAIGPRLAQDALAATANGVLTDLQTPLPEGAQISLITKKNPGQAQSVFRHSLAHVMSQAVGEFYQRKGHPATAVKRGVGPSIENGFYQDFDLPEPLREEDLPDIEQIMREIIGRNLEIQRSDVGKAAALAQFSYDPYKVELISEFPDDEPVTFYTQGDYVDLCRGPHFPSTGKLPTAFKLTSTSGAYWRGNEKNPILQRVYGVAFASQQELDAYLERLEEARKRDHRKLGRELELFTIDPLVGKGLPLWLPNGTVLREELTKFLREQQFQRGYQGVITPNIGNLELYKTSGHYQNYSDSNFSPITVDDEQYMLKPMNCPHHVRIYAAKPRSYRDLPVRLAEFGTVYRYEQSGELNGLTRVRGFTQDDAHIFCRPDQLKTEFLNVLDLTVLVLRTFGMNDVRFRVGTRDPESDKYVGSDENWNAAEAQIIEAVGEVGLPYSIEPGDAAFYGPKLDFVVRDVIGREWQLGTIQVDYNLPERFDIAYTGEDGQEHRPVMIHRAPFGSLERFVGILIEHYGGDFPLWLAPRQIAIIPIADRHNAYAEELRAEMHAAGLRAEVDDSSNRMNAKVRQAELSKIPVMLIVGDKEQEERAVSVRERTPEGHKERKGVAFGDLKAELLERVQTRA, encoded by the coding sequence ATGCACGTTTTTTTGCCGGATGGAAAACAACTCGATCTGCCGGAACACGCCACCGCCCTCGACGCCGCCAGGGCCATCGGCCCGCGCCTGGCCCAGGACGCGCTGGCCGCCACCGCCAACGGCGTCCTCACCGACCTTCAAACGCCGCTGCCCGAGGGCGCCCAGATCAGCCTGATCACCAAGAAGAATCCCGGCCAGGCCCAGAGCGTGTTCCGGCACTCGCTGGCACACGTGATGAGCCAGGCGGTGGGCGAGTTCTACCAGCGCAAGGGCCATCCGGCGACGGCGGTCAAGCGCGGGGTGGGGCCGAGCATCGAGAATGGTTTTTACCAGGACTTCGACCTGCCCGAGCCGCTGCGCGAGGAAGACCTGCCGGACATCGAGCAGATCATGCGCGAGATCATCGGGCGCAACCTCGAGATTCAGCGCTCGGACGTGGGCAAGGCGGCGGCGCTGGCGCAGTTCAGCTACGACCCATATAAAGTCGAACTCATCTCCGAGTTCCCGGACGACGAGCCGGTCACGTTCTACACCCAGGGCGACTACGTGGACCTGTGCCGGGGACCGCACTTTCCTTCGACCGGCAAGCTCCCCACCGCCTTCAAACTGACGAGCACTTCCGGCGCCTACTGGCGCGGCAACGAGAAGAACCCGATCCTGCAGCGCGTTTACGGGGTGGCCTTTGCCTCACAGCAGGAGCTCGACGCCTACCTGGAGCGGTTGGAAGAAGCCAGAAAGCGCGATCACCGCAAGCTGGGGCGTGAGCTGGAACTGTTCACCATCGATCCGCTGGTGGGCAAGGGGCTGCCGCTGTGGCTGCCCAACGGCACGGTGCTGCGCGAGGAGTTGACCAAATTCCTGCGCGAGCAGCAGTTCCAGCGCGGCTACCAGGGCGTGATCACGCCGAACATCGGCAACCTGGAACTGTACAAGACCTCCGGGCACTACCAGAACTACTCGGACTCGAACTTCTCGCCGATCACGGTGGACGACGAGCAGTACATGCTCAAGCCGATGAACTGCCCGCACCACGTGCGCATCTACGCCGCCAAGCCGCGCAGCTACCGCGACCTGCCGGTGCGGCTGGCCGAGTTCGGCACGGTGTACCGCTACGAGCAGTCCGGCGAACTCAACGGCCTGACGCGGGTGCGCGGCTTTACCCAGGACGACGCCCACATCTTCTGCCGCCCGGACCAGCTCAAGACCGAGTTCCTCAACGTGCTGGATTTGACGGTGCTGGTGCTAAGAACCTTCGGCATGAACGACGTGCGCTTCCGGGTGGGCACCCGCGACCCGGAGAGCGACAAGTACGTGGGCAGCGACGAGAACTGGAACGCCGCCGAGGCGCAGATCATCGAGGCGGTAGGCGAAGTGGGCCTGCCGTACAGCATCGAACCGGGCGACGCGGCCTTCTACGGCCCCAAGCTCGACTTCGTGGTGCGCGACGTGATCGGACGCGAGTGGCAGCTCGGCACCATTCAGGTGGACTACAACCTGCCGGAGCGCTTCGACATTGCCTACACCGGCGAGGACGGCCAGGAGCACCGCCCGGTGATGATCCACCGCGCGCCGTTCGGGTCGCTGGAGCGCTTCGTGGGCATCTTGATCGAGCACTACGGCGGCGACTTCCCGTTGTGGCTGGCGCCGCGCCAGATCGCCATCATTCCGATCGCCGACCGTCACAACGCCTACGCAGAGGAACTGCGCGCCGAGATGCATGCGGCGGGGCTGCGCGCCGAGGTGGACGATTCAAGCAACCGCATGAACGCCAAGGTGCGTCAAGCCGAGCTGTCCAAGATTCCGGTGATGCTGATCGTGGGCGACAAGGAGCAGGAGGAGCGGGCCGTGAGCGTGCGTGAACGCACCCCCGAAGGCCACAAGGAGCGCAAGGGCGTGGCGTTCGGAGACCTGAAGGCCGAACTGCTGGAGCGCGTGCAGACGCGGGCCTGA
- a CDS encoding permease prefix domain 1-containing protein has product MNEVERYLKRVTRGLPRREREAVRTELESHMFERARALRLEGMGQEAAAAQVLAELGSPDQANKALRWVHPVHPALNGLVVVGVLAVAWMGWQWKVLESSGYQFTSTSEFQNISDRFSSGLLTQPELSALFASTGVHLRGSGDTLRLSAAGLPDVMISDLVTGVMVDGHTSNTKYFGINELLMRALAQQWPVSITVKDRAYDVSLNGNRLDLSIDLKPNVASDLVLEKALQDLKGNASYISGRTRQRTNIATSLVWLEGGSKRVTIGKLAPSSLLVLLTKNDASTHRPEYYAQDDALITVSNASGEANFLARSWFGRTRSRIEHLQFLSRLDEWQTAKPGQAILLKINPDLQSPAEVVMPSFK; this is encoded by the coding sequence ATGAATGAGGTTGAACGTTACCTCAAGCGGGTCACTAGGGGGTTGCCACGCCGTGAGCGGGAAGCTGTGCGCACGGAACTGGAGAGCCATATGTTCGAACGGGCGCGGGCGCTGCGGCTTGAAGGGATGGGCCAGGAAGCGGCGGCAGCCCAGGTGCTCGCTGAACTGGGATCGCCCGATCAAGCCAATAAGGCGCTGAGGTGGGTTCATCCTGTCCATCCGGCGCTGAATGGCTTGGTGGTGGTCGGCGTTCTGGCAGTGGCCTGGATGGGCTGGCAGTGGAAGGTGCTCGAGAGTTCAGGGTATCAATTTACCTCTACGAGTGAATTCCAGAACATCAGCGACCGGTTTTCGAGCGGTCTCCTGACCCAACCGGAGCTGAGTGCTCTCTTCGCTTCAACGGGTGTTCATCTGCGTGGATCGGGAGACACACTCCGCCTCTCCGCCGCCGGTCTGCCGGACGTGATGATCTCCGATCTGGTCACCGGCGTGATGGTCGATGGGCACACGTCCAACACGAAGTACTTCGGGATAAACGAACTCCTCATGCGGGCCCTTGCTCAGCAGTGGCCTGTTTCGATCACTGTCAAGGATAGAGCGTATGACGTCTCCCTCAACGGAAATCGTCTTGATTTGTCGATTGACTTGAAGCCGAATGTGGCGTCAGACCTTGTCCTAGAAAAGGCCCTTCAAGACCTCAAAGGAAATGCATCATATATCTCTGGGAGAACCCGGCAACGTACCAATATAGCGACGAGCCTAGTGTGGTTGGAGGGCGGAAGTAAGAGAGTAACCATCGGTAAGCTGGCTCCCAGCTCTTTGCTTGTCCTGCTGACCAAGAACGATGCCTCAACGCATCGCCCTGAGTACTACGCTCAAGATGATGCCCTTATTACTGTTTCGAACGCTTCAGGAGAAGCGAATTTTCTTGCACGAAGCTGGTTTGGGAGAACAAGAAGCCGCATCGAGCACCTTCAATTCCTGTCTCGTCTGGACGAGTGGCAGACGGCTAAGCCGGGTCAAGCCATCTTGCTGAAAATCAATCCCGATTTGCAGTCGCCGGCCGAGGTCGTCATGCCTTCCTTCAAGTAA
- a CDS encoding PadR family transcriptional regulator: MDADKLRGHLDLILLATLEGEPLYGLKIIQEVQARTEGAFSFKEGTLYPALHRLEKQKLIVASLQPSDIGGPPRKVYRLTESGQKRLREEQTGWRHFSKAMQPFGGNA; the protein is encoded by the coding sequence ATGGATGCAGATAAATTGCGCGGACACCTTGATTTGATTTTGCTGGCGACCTTAGAAGGCGAGCCGCTCTACGGTCTCAAGATTATTCAGGAGGTGCAGGCGCGTACCGAAGGTGCGTTTTCGTTCAAGGAAGGCACGCTTTATCCGGCGCTGCACCGCCTGGAAAAGCAGAAACTGATTGTGGCGAGCTTACAGCCCAGCGATATCGGCGGCCCGCCACGCAAGGTCTATCGCCTCACTGAGAGCGGTCAGAAGCGGTTGCGCGAGGAGCAGACCGGGTGGCGCCACTTCTCGAAAGCCATGCAGCCCTTCGGCGGCAATGCATGA